In Juglans microcarpa x Juglans regia isolate MS1-56 chromosome 7D, Jm3101_v1.0, whole genome shotgun sequence, the following are encoded in one genomic region:
- the LOC121239832 gene encoding aspartic proteinase 36-like, whose translation MAVSITAGILIAVALLPAALVMCGFPATLKLERAFPVGQRVELSELRARDMARHGRMLQSSSDGVIDFPVQGTYDPYIVGLYFTKVQLGSPPREFYVQIDTGSDVLWVSCSGCNGCPETSGLQIQLQFFDPGSSSTSSLISCTDQRCSVGVQSSDATCSSQNNQCAYAFQYGDGSGTLGYYVSDLMHFDAILGGSVTTNSSAPVVFGCSTSQTGDLTKSDRAVDGIFGFGQQEMSVISQLSSRGVAPKVFSHCLRGDDAGGGLLVFGEIVEPSIVYSPLVPSQPHYNLNLQSISVNGQTLSIDPEVFATSSNRGTIVDSGTTLAYLAEEAYNPFVSAITSVVSQSAQPVLSKGNQCYLITSSVTDVFPQVSLNFAGGASMILRPQDYLLQQNSVGSSAVWCIGLQKIQGQGITILGDLVLRDKIFVYDLAGQRIGWANYDCSMSVNVSATTSAGKSEYVNAGQISGSDSVQNEPNKEIVISVIAFLMHISLLGSFLSL comes from the exons ATGGCGGTGAGTATTACCGCCGGTATTCTGATCGCGGTGGCGCTGTTGCCTGCTGCTTTGGTTATGTGCGGCTTCCCGGCGACTCTGAAGCTGGAGAGAGCGTTTCCGGTTGGCCAACGAGTCGAATTGAGCGAACTCAGGGCACGGGACATGGCCAGGCATGGAAGAATGTTGCAGTCGTCTTCTGATGGTGTCATCGATTTTCCCGTCCAGGGTACCTACGATCCGTACATCGTCGG GCTTTATTTCACCAAAGTGCAATTGGGTTCCCCTCCAAGAGAATTCTATGTGCAGATTGATACGGGAAGTGATGTTTTGTGGGTTAGTTGTAGCGGCTGCAATGGTTGCCCCGAAACGAGTGGACTCCAA ATTCAGCTCCAATTCTTCGATCCTGGGAGCTCATCAACATCTTCATTGATCTCTTGTACAGACCAGAGATGCAGTGTTGGAGTTCAATCATCAGATGCCACTTGCTCTAGTCAGAACAATCAGTGCGCATACGCATTCCAGTATGGAGATGGCAGTGGAACATTGGGCTATTATGTATCTGACTTGATGCATTTCGACGCAATTCTTGGGGGTTCAGTGACCACAAATTCTTCAGCTCCTGTTGTTTTTGG GTGTAGCACTTCGCAGACAGGAGACTTGACAAAATCAGATAGAGCAGTTGATGGGATCTTCGGGTTTGGACAACAGGAGATGTCTGTCATCTCGCAACTTTCTTCACGGGGAGTGGCACCAAAAGTGTTCTCCCACTGCTTGAGAGGGGACGATGCTGGTGGTGGTTTATTGGTGTTTGGCGAAATCGTGGAGCCTAGTATAGTTTACAGTCCACTTGTCCCATCACA GCCTCATTATAATTTGAATCTTCAGAGCATTTCTGTCAATGGCCAAACATTATCCATTGATCCAGAAGTATTTGCAACATCAAGCAACCGAGGAACCATAGTTGATTCTGGGACAACTTTGGCATACCTTGCCGAAGAAGCGTACAATCCTTTTGTCAGTGCT ATAACAAGTGTTGTTTCACAATCAGCACAACCAGTTCTTTCCAAAGGAAATCAATGTTATTTAATTACCTCCAG TGTCACCGATGTATTTCCTCAAGTTAGTTTAAACTTTGCTGGTGGCGCATCCATGATTCTAAGACCTCAGGATTATCTCCTACAGCAAAATTCCGTT GGTAGCTCTGCAGTGTGGTGCATTGGATTACAGAAAATACAAGGTCAAGGGATAACAATTTTAGGAG ACCTTGTCCTCAgagacaaaatatttgtttatgaTTTGGCTGGTCAACGAATAGGATGGGCTAACTATGACT GTTCAATGTCAGTAAATGTCTCTGCAACTACAAGTGCTGGGAAAAGTGAATATGTCAATGCTGGACAGATAAGTGGAAGCGATTCAGTGCAGAATGAACCTAACAAGGAGATTGTAATAAGCGTGATTGCTTTCCTAATGCACATATCACTGCTTGGCAGCTTCTTGTCTTTGTAG